One window from the genome of Dioscorea cayenensis subsp. rotundata cultivar TDr96_F1 chromosome 3, TDr96_F1_v2_PseudoChromosome.rev07_lg8_w22 25.fasta, whole genome shotgun sequence encodes:
- the LOC120251703 gene encoding protein TIC 20-v, chloroplastic — protein MASSLLLLPSLPLSLRPSLSSFTTTTTTIKRRRTKSRRILTTISCDADKSSASDRVISAACYLYPFLDGVQYGKYVLTQFPSFQLVLQPLLPAIRLFRASPFTGFLLFLTLYFAVVRNPSAFSRYVRFNTMQAIVLDVLLIFPDLLERTFNPRGGVALDFVMSLDSTVFFFLLVSLVYGSTSCLLGQLPRLPIVADAAERQIL, from the coding sequence ATGGCGtcctctcttctcctcctcccctCTCTCCCCCTCTCTCTCCGTCCATCCCTCTCCTccttcaccaccaccactaccaccATCAAGAGGAGGAGGACGAAGAGCCGGAGAATCCTCACCACCATCTCCTGCGACGCCGACAAGAGCTCCGCCAGCGACCGCGTTATCTCCGCCGCCTGCTACCTCTACCCCTTCCTCGACGGCGTTCAGTATGGGAAGTACGTCCTCACCCAGTTCCCCTCCTTCCAACTCGTCCTCCAACCTCTTCTCCCCGCTATTCGCCTCTTCCGCGCTTCCCCCTTCACTGGATTCCTCCTCTTCCTTACTCTCTACTTCGCTGTTGTCCGAAACCCCTCCGCCTTCAGCCGCTACGTCCGATTCAACACTATGCAAGCCATTGTTCTTGATGTCCTTCTTATCTTCCCCGATCTCCTTGAGCGCACCTTCAATCCGCGTGGTGGTGTTGCTCTCGATTTTGTTATGAGCTTGGATAGCActgtcttcttctttcttcttgtttctcttGTCTATGGCTCTACTTCTTGCTTGCTTGGCCAGCTCCCCAGACTCCCCATTGTTGCTGATGCTGCTGAGCGCCAGATCCTCTGA
- the LOC120251684 gene encoding transcription factor BIM2-like isoform X3: protein MIQDLLLLILLLHLKPFEKSHARESPIDSAAAGPTERPPDHVLPGGVGTYTIGHVSGLASIRSSIKHEQVTCVPSARAAESSGHYAGVPFSLWEEPGANKDPTGSRGQWPPAIVARRIGAFGSISSSRQQGVQERKRPMETVSRSSDDDEEFGKRDGSSSHKGELSGKVERRSSDPSTPRSKHSATEQRRRSKINDRFQILRELIPHSDQKRDKASFLLEVIEYIRFLQEKAQKCEASYPGWNQESAWEKAYFRSIWKNARNNNQGPADGPNDPSQVIKGGSVPAAFMFSGRFHDNSITVAPVMSNSQNPSESDNLMADISYKTIENSPVAAVHVPLQPNLYATVGNETAAAQNQQRMLSDGDNFVDQSQSQNDCAVNSDMLNEQEELTVDEGTISVSSVYSQGLLTSLTEALQSSGVDLSQASISVRINFGKRVTDRRPGMGNAKEHGDGHRALGHSRMGSTGGEEAERMPKRRRSENR, encoded by the exons ATGATCCAagacctcctcctcctcatcctcctccttcaTCTCAAG CCGTTTGAGAAGTCGCACGCGAGGGAATCGCCGATCGACAGTGCGGCGGCGGGGCCCACCGAGAGACCTCCGGATCACGTGCTGCCTGGCGGGGTCGGCACGTACACCATCGGTCACGTGTCAGGCCTCGCTTCCATCAGGTCTTCCATCAAGCACGAGCAGGTCACGTGCGTCCCTTCCGCACGTGCCGCCGAGTCCTCCGGGCATTACGCCGGGGTCCCCTTCTCACTCTGGGAGGAACCCGGGGCCAACAAGGATCCTACCGGGTCTAGAG GGCAGTGGCCGCCGGCGATCGTCGCCCGTAGAATCGGCGCCTTTGGATCCATTTCGTCTTCGAG GCAACAAGGGGTGCAGGAGAGAAAGCGTCCCATGGAGACGGTGTCGAGGTCCAGCGACGATGATGAGGAGTTTGGCAAGCGCGATGGATCCTCCTCTCACAAAG GGGAATTGAGTGGGAAAGTGGAGCGGAGGAGCAGCGATCCCAGCACTCCTCGGTCAAAGCATTCTGCGACGGAGCAGCGACGGAGAAGCAAAATAAATGACAG ATTTCAGATACTTCGAGAACTTATACCACATAGCGATCAAAAGAGGGACAAAGCATCATTTCTTTTGGAG GTGATTGAATATATTAGATTTTTACAAGAGAAGGCACAAAAGTGCGAAGCATCATATCCAGGATGGAATCAGGAGAGTGCCTGG GAAAAGGCCTATTTTAGATCAATCTGGAAAAATGCTCGG AATAACAATCAAGGCCCCGCAGATGGTCCCAATGACCCTTCGCAAGTGATTAAGGGTGGTTCTGTACCTGCTGCATTTATGTTCTCTGGAAGGTTTCATGACAACAGTATCACAGTTGCACCAGTAATGTCAAATTCTCAGAATCCATCGGAGTCTGACAACTTGATGGCTGACATTTCGtataaaacaatagaaaattccCCGGTAGCTGCTGTGCATGTGCCTTTGCAGCCAAACCTGTATGCGACAGTTGGAAATGAAACTGCAGCTGCACAAAATCAGCAGAGGATGCTTTCAGATGGAGATAATTTTGTGGATCAATCCCAATCTCAAAATGACTGTGCTGTCAATAGTGATATGTTAAATGAGCAAGAAGAACTGACAGTTGACGAGGGCACAATTAGTGTATCAAGTGTTTATTCTCAAGG GCTGTTGACATCATTGACTGAGGCTTTGCAGAGTAGTGGGGTGGATTTGTCCCAAGCCAGTATCTCTGTGCGAATTAATTTTGGTAAGCGAGTGACTGATAGGAGACCTGGGATGGGAAATGCTAAG GAACACGGAGATGGTCACAGAGCGCTTGGTCATTCGAGGATGGGGAGTACCGGTGGTGAGGAAGCTGAGCGCATGCCGAAGAGAAGGAGATCAGAGAACAGGTAG
- the LOC120251684 gene encoding transcription factor BIM2-like isoform X2, whose amino-acid sequence MWMELQGKKATHDFLSLYNKDSSFQLHDPRPPPPHPPPSSQGLYLKTHDFLQPFEKSHARESPIDSAAAGPTERPPDHVLPGGVGTYTIGHVSGLASIRSSIKHEQVTCVPSARAAESSGHYAGVPFSLWEEPGANKDPTGSRGQWPPAIVARRIGAFGSISSSRQQGVQERKRPMETVSRSSDDDEEFGKRDGSSSHKGELSGKVERRSSDPSTPRSKHSATEQRRRSKINDRFQILRELIPHSDQKRDKASFLLEVIEYIRFLQEKAQKCEASYPGWNQESAWNNNQGPADGPNDPSQVIKGGSVPAAFMFSGRFHDNSITVAPVMSNSQNPSESDNLMADISYKTIENSPVAAVHVPLQPNLYATVGNETAAAQNQQRMLSDGDNFVDQSQSQNDCAVNSDMLNEQEELTVDEGTISVSSVYSQGLLTSLTEALQSSGVDLSQASISVRINFGKRVTDRRPGMGNAKEHGDGHRALGHSRMGSTGGEEAERMPKRRRSENR is encoded by the exons ATGTGGATGGAGCTTCAAG GAAAAAAAGCGACTCACGATTTCTTATCCCTTTACAACAAGGATTCTTCTTTCCAGCTCCATGATCCAagacctcctcctcctcatcctcctccttcaTCTCAAG GTTTGTATCTAAAGACGCACGATTTTTTGCAGCCGTTTGAGAAGTCGCACGCGAGGGAATCGCCGATCGACAGTGCGGCGGCGGGGCCCACCGAGAGACCTCCGGATCACGTGCTGCCTGGCGGGGTCGGCACGTACACCATCGGTCACGTGTCAGGCCTCGCTTCCATCAGGTCTTCCATCAAGCACGAGCAGGTCACGTGCGTCCCTTCCGCACGTGCCGCCGAGTCCTCCGGGCATTACGCCGGGGTCCCCTTCTCACTCTGGGAGGAACCCGGGGCCAACAAGGATCCTACCGGGTCTAGAG GGCAGTGGCCGCCGGCGATCGTCGCCCGTAGAATCGGCGCCTTTGGATCCATTTCGTCTTCGAG GCAACAAGGGGTGCAGGAGAGAAAGCGTCCCATGGAGACGGTGTCGAGGTCCAGCGACGATGATGAGGAGTTTGGCAAGCGCGATGGATCCTCCTCTCACAAAG GGGAATTGAGTGGGAAAGTGGAGCGGAGGAGCAGCGATCCCAGCACTCCTCGGTCAAAGCATTCTGCGACGGAGCAGCGACGGAGAAGCAAAATAAATGACAG ATTTCAGATACTTCGAGAACTTATACCACATAGCGATCAAAAGAGGGACAAAGCATCATTTCTTTTGGAG GTGATTGAATATATTAGATTTTTACAAGAGAAGGCACAAAAGTGCGAAGCATCATATCCAGGATGGAATCAGGAGAGTGCCTGG AATAACAATCAAGGCCCCGCAGATGGTCCCAATGACCCTTCGCAAGTGATTAAGGGTGGTTCTGTACCTGCTGCATTTATGTTCTCTGGAAGGTTTCATGACAACAGTATCACAGTTGCACCAGTAATGTCAAATTCTCAGAATCCATCGGAGTCTGACAACTTGATGGCTGACATTTCGtataaaacaatagaaaattccCCGGTAGCTGCTGTGCATGTGCCTTTGCAGCCAAACCTGTATGCGACAGTTGGAAATGAAACTGCAGCTGCACAAAATCAGCAGAGGATGCTTTCAGATGGAGATAATTTTGTGGATCAATCCCAATCTCAAAATGACTGTGCTGTCAATAGTGATATGTTAAATGAGCAAGAAGAACTGACAGTTGACGAGGGCACAATTAGTGTATCAAGTGTTTATTCTCAAGG GCTGTTGACATCATTGACTGAGGCTTTGCAGAGTAGTGGGGTGGATTTGTCCCAAGCCAGTATCTCTGTGCGAATTAATTTTGGTAAGCGAGTGACTGATAGGAGACCTGGGATGGGAAATGCTAAG GAACACGGAGATGGTCACAGAGCGCTTGGTCATTCGAGGATGGGGAGTACCGGTGGTGAGGAAGCTGAGCGCATGCCGAAGAGAAGGAGATCAGAGAACAGGTAG
- the LOC120251684 gene encoding transcription factor BIM2-like isoform X1: protein MWMELQGKKATHDFLSLYNKDSSFQLHDPRPPPPHPPPSSQGLYLKTHDFLQPFEKSHARESPIDSAAAGPTERPPDHVLPGGVGTYTIGHVSGLASIRSSIKHEQVTCVPSARAAESSGHYAGVPFSLWEEPGANKDPTGSRGQWPPAIVARRIGAFGSISSSRQQGVQERKRPMETVSRSSDDDEEFGKRDGSSSHKGELSGKVERRSSDPSTPRSKHSATEQRRRSKINDRFQILRELIPHSDQKRDKASFLLEVIEYIRFLQEKAQKCEASYPGWNQESAWEKAYFRSIWKNARNNNQGPADGPNDPSQVIKGGSVPAAFMFSGRFHDNSITVAPVMSNSQNPSESDNLMADISYKTIENSPVAAVHVPLQPNLYATVGNETAAAQNQQRMLSDGDNFVDQSQSQNDCAVNSDMLNEQEELTVDEGTISVSSVYSQGLLTSLTEALQSSGVDLSQASISVRINFGKRVTDRRPGMGNAKEHGDGHRALGHSRMGSTGGEEAERMPKRRRSENR from the exons ATGTGGATGGAGCTTCAAG GAAAAAAAGCGACTCACGATTTCTTATCCCTTTACAACAAGGATTCTTCTTTCCAGCTCCATGATCCAagacctcctcctcctcatcctcctccttcaTCTCAAG GTTTGTATCTAAAGACGCACGATTTTTTGCAGCCGTTTGAGAAGTCGCACGCGAGGGAATCGCCGATCGACAGTGCGGCGGCGGGGCCCACCGAGAGACCTCCGGATCACGTGCTGCCTGGCGGGGTCGGCACGTACACCATCGGTCACGTGTCAGGCCTCGCTTCCATCAGGTCTTCCATCAAGCACGAGCAGGTCACGTGCGTCCCTTCCGCACGTGCCGCCGAGTCCTCCGGGCATTACGCCGGGGTCCCCTTCTCACTCTGGGAGGAACCCGGGGCCAACAAGGATCCTACCGGGTCTAGAG GGCAGTGGCCGCCGGCGATCGTCGCCCGTAGAATCGGCGCCTTTGGATCCATTTCGTCTTCGAG GCAACAAGGGGTGCAGGAGAGAAAGCGTCCCATGGAGACGGTGTCGAGGTCCAGCGACGATGATGAGGAGTTTGGCAAGCGCGATGGATCCTCCTCTCACAAAG GGGAATTGAGTGGGAAAGTGGAGCGGAGGAGCAGCGATCCCAGCACTCCTCGGTCAAAGCATTCTGCGACGGAGCAGCGACGGAGAAGCAAAATAAATGACAG ATTTCAGATACTTCGAGAACTTATACCACATAGCGATCAAAAGAGGGACAAAGCATCATTTCTTTTGGAG GTGATTGAATATATTAGATTTTTACAAGAGAAGGCACAAAAGTGCGAAGCATCATATCCAGGATGGAATCAGGAGAGTGCCTGG GAAAAGGCCTATTTTAGATCAATCTGGAAAAATGCTCGG AATAACAATCAAGGCCCCGCAGATGGTCCCAATGACCCTTCGCAAGTGATTAAGGGTGGTTCTGTACCTGCTGCATTTATGTTCTCTGGAAGGTTTCATGACAACAGTATCACAGTTGCACCAGTAATGTCAAATTCTCAGAATCCATCGGAGTCTGACAACTTGATGGCTGACATTTCGtataaaacaatagaaaattccCCGGTAGCTGCTGTGCATGTGCCTTTGCAGCCAAACCTGTATGCGACAGTTGGAAATGAAACTGCAGCTGCACAAAATCAGCAGAGGATGCTTTCAGATGGAGATAATTTTGTGGATCAATCCCAATCTCAAAATGACTGTGCTGTCAATAGTGATATGTTAAATGAGCAAGAAGAACTGACAGTTGACGAGGGCACAATTAGTGTATCAAGTGTTTATTCTCAAGG GCTGTTGACATCATTGACTGAGGCTTTGCAGAGTAGTGGGGTGGATTTGTCCCAAGCCAGTATCTCTGTGCGAATTAATTTTGGTAAGCGAGTGACTGATAGGAGACCTGGGATGGGAAATGCTAAG GAACACGGAGATGGTCACAGAGCGCTTGGTCATTCGAGGATGGGGAGTACCGGTGGTGAGGAAGCTGAGCGCATGCCGAAGAGAAGGAGATCAGAGAACAGGTAG